The Kroppenstedtia pulmonis genome has a segment encoding these proteins:
- a CDS encoding Asp23/Gls24 family envelope stress response protein yields MEGQGLENIEVPLNDLGKVQIAPEVIQIISGLAALGVKGVAGTRGGVVKGLTQYLGRKNPKQGIKVELEEETRITVSVIVHYGVHLPSVGKEVQEKVKTAVESMTGLEVMDVKVKIVGVQFDGEQEQGTEEIPQRIV; encoded by the coding sequence ATGGAAGGACAAGGATTGGAAAATATTGAAGTTCCGCTAAACGATCTTGGCAAGGTTCAAATAGCCCCTGAAGTTATACAGATCATCAGTGGTCTGGCGGCCTTGGGGGTTAAGGGAGTCGCCGGAACCAGAGGTGGTGTGGTGAAAGGATTGACCCAGTATCTCGGGCGGAAAAATCCTAAACAGGGTATCAAAGTTGAGTTGGAGGAAGAAACTCGGATAACGGTCTCTGTCATTGTTCACTACGGCGTGCATTTACCCAGCGTAGGCAAGGAAGTGCAGGAAAAAGTCAAAACTGCGGTGGAATCCATGACCGGACTCGAGGTTATGGATGTAAAAGTAAAAATCGTAGGGGTTCAGTTTGACGGGGAACAAGAGCAAGGGACAGAAGAAATCCCCCAGCGCATCGTGTAA
- the spoIIIAF gene encoding stage III sporulation protein AF: MVELLGGWLKQIVILVLLATFMDLLLPNHTMERYVKLIMGLLIILAILSPVFQFLRDDLDLSTLIAGKFEETGEETSTSVKTINQKGKDLSRKQDQLIHEQVEQDMAEAIQKDVEKEFKVEVIRSHVKTGEKKDRLYIRKVHLVIDPTTDPRTEKKNEIKPVEEVDTIHIDITEQKGVKRDDNKEKPNRDKKWTRLLADYLKSSWKLDPDQVTVTVTEG; this comes from the coding sequence ATGGTAGAACTGTTGGGCGGATGGCTGAAACAAATCGTGATATTGGTTTTGCTCGCCACTTTTATGGACCTCTTATTGCCCAATCATACCATGGAACGGTATGTGAAGCTGATTATGGGTTTGTTAATCATCCTGGCGATATTGTCTCCGGTATTTCAATTTCTGCGGGATGATCTGGATTTATCTACACTGATCGCAGGAAAATTTGAAGAAACCGGAGAGGAAACCTCAACATCTGTCAAGACGATCAACCAAAAAGGGAAAGACTTATCCCGAAAACAGGATCAGTTGATTCATGAACAAGTAGAGCAAGATATGGCGGAAGCTATACAAAAGGATGTAGAGAAGGAATTTAAGGTAGAGGTGATTCGTTCCCATGTGAAAACAGGTGAAAAAAAGGACAGACTGTACATCCGAAAAGTGCATCTGGTGATTGATCCGACAACGGATCCCCGGACGGAAAAAAAGAATGAGATAAAGCCTGTTGAGGAGGTGGACACGATTCATATCGATATCACGGAACAGAAAGGAGTGAAACGAGATGACAACAAGGAAAAACCGAACCGGGATAAAAAATGGACCCGCCTCTTGGCTGATTATTTGAAGTCTTCATGGAAGCTGGACCCTGACCAGGTTACAGTAACCGTGACGGAGGGATGA
- the spoIIIAE gene encoding stage III sporulation protein AE, producing MAVWIRCLLLLYPIIAFIPLTVEASTADGLEEKVVRTQLDQLETEEVESFWNELRQEYERFFPTSQPEDLLDLVFSKGAKGFQWSDVFQAFLKYLFHEVLYNGKLLGTIIVLTVFSMILSTLQTAFERNQVSKIAYAIAFMVIIILAMDSFTVAVDSAKSATDRMIHFMTALIPLVLTLLASMGNFGSVGMFHPLIVLMIHTIGTLIRNVVFPLLFFSAILSIVSCLSEKYKVNQLAGLLRRVSVGLLGSMLTIFLGIISVQGATASVTDGVTIRTAKYVTGNFVPVVGRMFSDAADTVVGASLLVKNAVGIVGVLILLFISAFPALKIISLALIYSFSAAVMQPLGHSPIVECLSIISKTLIYVFAAMATVSLMFFLAITIIVAAGNISVMIR from the coding sequence ATGGCTGTATGGATACGGTGCTTGTTGCTGCTATACCCGATTATTGCTTTCATTCCCCTGACCGTGGAGGCAAGTACAGCAGATGGCCTGGAGGAAAAAGTGGTTCGGACACAGCTGGACCAATTGGAAACAGAAGAGGTGGAGTCTTTTTGGAACGAGTTGCGACAGGAATACGAACGTTTTTTTCCCACGTCTCAACCGGAAGACCTCCTCGACTTGGTGTTTTCCAAGGGAGCAAAAGGATTTCAGTGGAGTGATGTTTTTCAGGCTTTTCTCAAGTATTTGTTTCACGAGGTGCTTTACAACGGAAAACTGCTGGGAACCATCATCGTTTTAACTGTATTCAGCATGATCTTGTCCACTCTTCAAACTGCTTTTGAGCGAAACCAGGTAAGCAAGATTGCCTATGCCATTGCATTTATGGTCATTATCATCCTGGCTATGGACAGTTTTACTGTTGCAGTGGATTCCGCCAAGTCTGCTACTGATCGTATGATTCACTTTATGACGGCACTGATTCCCCTGGTTCTGACATTGTTGGCATCCATGGGTAACTTCGGTTCTGTCGGTATGTTTCACCCGTTGATTGTTTTGATGATCCATACGATTGGCACTTTAATCCGGAACGTCGTTTTTCCGCTTCTCTTCTTTTCTGCAATATTGTCCATTGTCAGTTGTTTATCGGAAAAGTATAAAGTGAATCAGTTGGCGGGTCTTCTTCGCAGGGTGAGTGTCGGGTTATTGGGAAGCATGTTGACAATATTTTTGGGAATTATCTCCGTACAGGGGGCCACCGCCTCTGTGACCGACGGGGTGACGATCCGAACCGCCAAATATGTCACAGGAAACTTTGTCCCGGTAGTCGGTCGAATGTTCTCTGATGCAGCTGATACAGTTGTGGGTGCCTCTCTGTTGGTGAAAAATGCCGTGGGAATAGTCGGCGTCCTGATTCTCTTGTTCATCAGTGCATTTCCGGCCTTAAAGATTATTTCCCTGGCATTGATCTACAGCTTTTCCGCCGCCGTCATGCAACCCTTGGGTCACAGTCCGATCGTGGAATGTCTTAGCATCATTTCCAAAACATTGATCTATGTGTTTGCAGCAATGGCTACAGTAAGCTTGATGTTCTTCCTGGCCATTACGATTATTGTTGCGGCGGGCAACATATCCGTTATGATCCGGTAG
- the spoIIIAA gene encoding stage III sporulation protein AA, giving the protein MKAPIMKVLPMVLRRMIESLPEKILHSIEEIRVRQGQSLEIITPKRVCFVNSLGQLTDSPFDGYKPSKEDCVKMLNLISNHSLYALEEELRRGYVTMEGGHRIGLSGKVVMERGQVKHLRDITGFNIRIARQVKGVSQSILPFFTVRNQLENLLIISPPQCGKTTLLRDLARVVSQGEYGLPSRKVGVVDERSEIAGCVEGVPQLDVGPRTDVLDGCLKAEGMMMLIRSMSPDLLVVDEIGRREDSDAIFEAVYAGVHLFTSVHGKSLEEICRRPAMTQLIRERVFDRYVLLSRRQGPGTVETVYDASLKPLSGSRAVGIR; this is encoded by the coding sequence ATGAAGGCACCCATCATGAAAGTGTTACCGATGGTTCTTCGCCGGATGATAGAGTCGCTTCCGGAAAAAATACTCCACTCAATAGAGGAAATTCGGGTGAGACAGGGGCAGTCTCTGGAGATCATAACTCCAAAACGAGTATGTTTTGTCAATAGTCTGGGTCAGTTAACGGATTCCCCCTTTGATGGATACAAGCCTTCAAAAGAAGATTGTGTCAAAATGCTCAATTTGATCAGTAATCATTCCCTGTATGCTCTGGAAGAAGAATTGAGACGGGGCTACGTCACAATGGAAGGAGGTCACCGCATCGGTCTTTCCGGAAAAGTAGTGATGGAAAGAGGACAAGTAAAACACTTGCGGGACATAACGGGATTTAACATCCGCATAGCCCGTCAGGTAAAAGGGGTGTCCCAATCCATTCTGCCCTTTTTCACTGTTCGGAATCAATTGGAAAACCTATTGATTATCTCCCCTCCTCAATGTGGAAAAACAACCTTACTCCGTGATCTGGCACGTGTCGTTAGCCAAGGGGAGTACGGATTACCTTCACGAAAAGTGGGAGTCGTGGATGAACGATCGGAGATTGCAGGTTGTGTAGAAGGGGTTCCGCAGTTGGATGTAGGGCCCCGTACGGATGTACTGGATGGTTGTCTCAAGGCAGAGGGGATGATGATGTTGATCCGGTCGATGTCTCCTGATTTGTTGGTTGTGGACGAAATTGGGCGAAGGGAGGACAGTGATGCCATATTTGAAGCTGTATACGCCGGTGTTCACCTTTTCACATCGGTTCATGGCAAATCCCTAGAAGAGATCTGCCGCAGGCCTGCCATGACTCAATTAATCCGGGAACGAGTTTTTGATCGCTATGTTCTTCTCAGCCGCAGACAGGGACCGGGAACGGTGGAAACCGTTTATGATGCAAGCTTGAAGCCTCTATCCGGCAGTAGGGCGGTGGGGATTCGGTGA
- the spoIIIAC gene encoding stage III sporulation protein AC has protein sequence MPYNVDAIFQIAGIGIIVAMMHTVLKQMGKEDYAHWVTLIGFIVVLFMVVMLVQDLFQTIKNVFLFQM, from the coding sequence ATGCCTTACAATGTCGATGCAATCTTTCAGATCGCGGGTATCGGGATCATCGTCGCCATGATGCATACCGTGCTGAAGCAGATGGGAAAGGAAGACTATGCCCATTGGGTCACACTGATCGGGTTTATTGTCGTTCTGTTCATGGTGGTAATGCTGGTCCAGGATTTGTTCCAAACAATCAAAAATGTATTTTTATTTCAAATGTAG
- a CDS encoding phosphosulfolactate synthase — protein MEPLADRTWENQLIDPSLERESKPRLRGLTMVIDKGLGVHAFQDMLEVAGEYIDFVKLGFGTTSLTPFPLLKEKLGLARLHHIHLYPGGTFFEVAYTQNQLDNYFQTLRDLGFVWLEISDGTIDLLPEERSRCIREACVHGFRVITEIGKKTKGSISPVSELAQTFHQDRQDGAEYIIVEGRESGKDIGIFNSQGDVDTEYLLNIHERVESESLIWECPKNPQQVAILKLLGSKVNLGNIPAEEALSVESLRRGLRSDTFFTFGGQS, from the coding sequence ATGGAGCCATTGGCTGACAGAACATGGGAGAACCAGTTGATCGATCCTTCCCTGGAACGTGAATCCAAGCCCCGGTTAAGGGGATTAACCATGGTCATTGATAAAGGATTGGGGGTTCATGCATTTCAAGATATGTTGGAAGTGGCAGGAGAATATATTGATTTTGTTAAACTGGGCTTCGGTACCACCAGTTTGACTCCCTTCCCCTTACTGAAAGAGAAACTGGGTCTCGCCCGACTCCATCATATCCATCTGTATCCCGGAGGGACTTTTTTTGAAGTGGCTTACACCCAAAATCAGTTGGATAACTACTTTCAAACATTGCGGGATCTTGGATTTGTTTGGTTGGAAATTTCTGACGGCACTATTGATCTGTTACCGGAAGAGCGGAGTCGGTGCATTCGGGAAGCTTGTGTCCATGGTTTTCGGGTAATCACGGAAATCGGTAAAAAAACCAAGGGATCCATCTCCCCAGTATCGGAACTGGCTCAAACTTTTCATCAGGACCGCCAAGATGGAGCCGAATACATCATTGTGGAAGGGCGGGAATCAGGTAAAGATATTGGAATATTTAATTCCCAAGGAGATGTGGATACGGAATACCTGTTAAATATCCATGAACGGGTGGAAAGTGAAAGCCTGATCTGGGAATGTCCGAAAAATCCTCAACAAGTAGCGATCCTGAAACTGCTGGGATCAAAAGTAAACCTGGGCAATATTCCCGCCGAAGAAGCATTGTCCGTGGAGTCACT
- a CDS encoding CD1247 N-terminal domain-containing protein, translating to MEQPSRIRRDLAYIQGLLEGNQTLKDKPEGNVFTRLVHLLDEMAEEHEQMQIRLSELEEYVEAVDEDLNELEVLMYEDEEEWEDEDIGFWKVACPDCQGSVLVDEEFFEKESDVDVLCPHCDTVLTVSDEGDVAEKGKRARTMEEESMDLKGH from the coding sequence ATGGAGCAACCAAGTCGTATACGCAGAGATCTGGCTTATATCCAAGGATTGTTGGAAGGGAATCAAACACTGAAGGACAAGCCCGAAGGAAATGTTTTTACGCGCTTGGTCCATTTATTGGATGAGATGGCGGAAGAGCACGAGCAAATGCAGATTCGTCTCAGTGAGCTGGAAGAGTATGTAGAAGCAGTTGATGAAGACCTAAATGAGTTGGAAGTTCTGATGTATGAGGATGAAGAGGAGTGGGAAGATGAAGACATCGGTTTTTGGAAAGTAGCATGTCCGGATTGTCAAGGGTCGGTTTTGGTGGATGAGGAATTTTTCGAAAAAGAGAGTGACGTGGATGTTCTGTGTCCCCATTGTGACACAGTTCTGACGGTAAGTGATGAAGGTGATGTTGCAGAAAAAGGAAAGCGGGCTCGAACGATGGAAGAGGAATCTATGGATTTGAAGGGGCATTGA
- the accC gene encoding acetyl-CoA carboxylase biotin carboxylase subunit, whose translation MFKKVLVANRGEIAVRVIRACHELGIRTVAVYSEADRDALHVKLADEAFCIGPAPGKESYLNMTNLMSTATLIEADAIHPGYGFLAENADFAELCAACNITFIGPSPDAIIRMGDKTTARDTMKAAGVPVVPGTEGVIEDLDTAVETARKIGFPVIVKATAGGGGKGMRVVYGEAELKRAIRTAQQEAEANFGNPGVYIEKYLVKPRHIEIQVLADNDGNTIHLGERDCSIQRRYQKLIEEAPSPALDEELRERMGQAAVAAAQAVNYTGAGTVEFLLDHDGQFYFMEMNTRIQVEHPVTEMVTGIDLVQEQIRVAAGKPLSVTQKDVKIDGWSIECRINAENPDKNFMPTPGNIQFYLPPGGYGVRVDSAAYPGYTITPYYDSMVAKLIVWGKDRQEAIRRMSRALNEFAVEGVSTTIPFHLKLLAHQKFREGDFHIQFLEHVDLDEEG comes from the coding sequence ATGTTTAAAAAAGTACTGGTGGCTAACCGTGGCGAAATCGCCGTTCGGGTAATCCGTGCCTGCCATGAATTGGGGATTCGTACGGTGGCTGTTTATTCAGAAGCTGACCGGGATGCACTTCATGTCAAATTGGCTGATGAGGCTTTTTGTATCGGGCCTGCTCCAGGAAAAGAAAGCTATCTTAATATGACGAACCTGATGAGTACCGCTACTTTGATCGAAGCGGATGCCATCCATCCCGGATATGGTTTTTTGGCGGAGAATGCCGACTTTGCTGAGTTGTGTGCTGCCTGTAATATCACTTTTATCGGTCCGAGTCCGGATGCCATTATCCGTATGGGAGATAAAACCACGGCAAGGGATACGATGAAAGCAGCAGGAGTACCGGTTGTACCAGGAACTGAGGGAGTTATTGAAGATTTGGATACCGCTGTTGAAACCGCCAGGAAAATCGGTTTTCCAGTGATTGTGAAGGCTACTGCCGGCGGCGGTGGAAAAGGAATGAGGGTTGTTTACGGAGAAGCCGAATTGAAGCGGGCGATTCGAACTGCCCAACAGGAAGCGGAAGCCAACTTCGGTAATCCCGGTGTATATATTGAAAAATATTTGGTGAAGCCCCGGCACATTGAAATTCAAGTGTTGGCCGACAATGATGGAAATACCATCCATCTGGGTGAGCGGGACTGTTCCATTCAGCGTCGTTACCAGAAATTAATTGAAGAGGCTCCTTCCCCGGCATTGGATGAGGAACTCCGGGAACGAATGGGTCAAGCGGCAGTCGCTGCCGCCCAGGCAGTAAACTATACTGGGGCCGGCACAGTAGAATTTTTGTTAGATCATGATGGCCAGTTTTATTTCATGGAAATGAATACCCGGATTCAGGTGGAGCATCCCGTTACCGAGATGGTAACTGGTATTGATTTGGTTCAAGAACAAATCAGGGTGGCGGCAGGCAAACCATTGTCTGTGACCCAAAAAGATGTCAAGATAGACGGATGGTCCATCGAATGCCGTATCAATGCAGAAAATCCTGACAAGAACTTCATGCCCACCCCTGGGAATATTCAATTCTACCTCCCACCCGGTGGATACGGAGTTCGGGTAGACAGTGCCGCTTATCCCGGCTATACCATTACTCCCTATTATGATTCCATGGTGGCAAAATTGATTGTATGGGGGAAAGACCGTCAAGAAGCGATACGACGGATGTCAAGGGCATTGAATGAATTTGCAGTGGAAGGTGTCAGTACTACCATTCCTTTTCATTTAAAATTGTTGGCGCATCAAAAGTTTCGCGAAGGGGATTTTCACATACAATTTTTGGAACACGTAGACCTGGATGAGGAGGGATAA
- a CDS encoding MFS transporter — translation MSSQSKNPTEQTTGFWVLFTLSTIPLIMVLGNSMLIPILPTIQSELNISQFQVSLLITLFSVPAGIIIPLAGILSDRLGRKTIIAPSLLLYGAGGLITGLAAVWGGGVYWLMITGRIIQGIGAAGTAPIAMALVSDLYHKNERSKALGIIEASNGMGKVLSPILGSLIALITWYALFFTFPALCLPIALAVWFIIQEPEKEEQAQPLSQYRDHLMKTWKRQGRWLSVAFAAGAITLFIMFGVLFYLSDLLEKRYGVDGVIKGLILAVPLLAMSSTSFWVGSYVQQRMRLMKKLLVIGLFSIATGMGLVPFFSNIYVLLALLVGIGVGSGLILPCLNTMITSAVGPQERGIVTSLYGSVRFIGVALGPPIFGALAGMKIWLFLGNATLALLIGVLAIFLIRQPERLRGKGGQSRLLIRRNGLRPT, via the coding sequence TTGTCCAGTCAATCTAAAAATCCCACGGAGCAAACCACCGGCTTTTGGGTACTGTTTACCCTGAGCACCATTCCTCTGATCATGGTGTTGGGTAATTCCATGTTGATTCCCATCCTGCCCACGATCCAGTCTGAATTGAACATTTCCCAGTTTCAGGTAAGTTTGTTGATCACTCTTTTTTCTGTCCCGGCAGGGATTATCATACCCCTGGCCGGAATTTTATCGGACCGCTTGGGACGGAAAACCATCATCGCTCCCTCCTTACTTTTATACGGAGCCGGAGGATTAATAACCGGACTGGCTGCAGTCTGGGGAGGTGGCGTTTACTGGTTGATGATCACCGGTCGTATCATTCAAGGCATCGGAGCCGCTGGAACCGCCCCGATCGCAATGGCCCTGGTCAGCGATTTATATCATAAAAATGAACGTAGTAAGGCCCTGGGTATCATTGAAGCTTCCAATGGAATGGGAAAAGTGTTAAGTCCTATTCTCGGTTCTCTTATCGCTTTAATTACCTGGTATGCTCTGTTTTTCACCTTTCCTGCCTTGTGCCTTCCCATCGCATTAGCCGTCTGGTTTATTATTCAGGAACCTGAAAAGGAAGAACAAGCCCAACCTCTCTCTCAATATCGGGATCACCTTATGAAAACATGGAAACGACAGGGACGGTGGTTATCGGTGGCTTTTGCCGCCGGCGCCATCACTTTGTTTATTATGTTTGGCGTCCTCTTTTATCTGTCGGATCTATTGGAGAAGCGATACGGCGTAGACGGTGTCATCAAGGGACTGATCCTGGCTGTTCCCCTTCTCGCCATGAGTTCAACATCTTTTTGGGTGGGCAGTTATGTACAACAACGGATGCGTTTGATGAAAAAGCTCCTGGTGATCGGCCTGTTCAGTATCGCTACAGGTATGGGATTGGTTCCTTTTTTCAGCAATATCTATGTTTTACTGGCATTATTGGTGGGAATCGGAGTGGGAAGCGGACTCATCCTCCCCTGTCTGAACACCATGATTACATCAGCTGTGGGACCTCAGGAACGGGGGATTGTAACCTCTTTATACGGCAGCGTTCGCTTTATCGGCGTGGCCCTGGGGCCGCCTATTTTTGGCGCTTTGGCGGGAATGAAAATATGGCTGTTTCTCGGAAATGCCACCCTGGCCCTGTTGATTGGGGTATTGGCCATATTTTTGATTCGACAACCGGAGCGATTAAGGGGAAAAGGAGGACAAAGCCGACTCCTGATCCGCAGAAACGGCCTTCGTCCCACTTAA
- the spoIIIAD gene encoding stage III sporulation protein AD encodes MEIVQVVGLGLVATFLVLVLKEQKPIFAFLLATFTGIVIFLSLIGKIADVLQILTRLAEKAQVNTLFLETILKIIGIAYIAEFGAQVTRDAGQGSIASKIELAGKILIMVMAIPIITMIIETVIQILPS; translated from the coding sequence TTGGAAATCGTCCAGGTGGTGGGATTGGGTCTTGTTGCCACCTTTCTCGTTCTGGTGCTTAAAGAACAGAAACCGATTTTTGCTTTTTTGCTCGCAACTTTTACCGGAATTGTTATCTTTCTCAGCTTGATCGGAAAAATTGCTGATGTGCTTCAGATATTGACACGTCTGGCGGAGAAGGCACAGGTGAACACTCTGTTTTTGGAGACGATACTCAAAATTATTGGCATCGCCTATATCGCCGAATTTGGAGCACAAGTAACCCGGGATGCAGGACAAGGGTCCATCGCTTCCAAGATTGAGCTGGCAGGGAAAATTTTAATCATGGTAATGGCTATTCCTATCATCACGATGATTATCGAAACGGTAATTCAAATTTTACCTTCCTGA
- a CDS encoding SpoIIIAH-like family protein has product MKMNKQTVWLVTMLSLMVVLSAYYIVTGPVEPADQRAMDPTDPMQEPVDVKTKESRKDDENQKIDTEQKKENKGEDQETAAEKSDNDYFVGFQLQRNSLRSKMTEQYMKVLTDPEASKKSLKEAQAKIDELMKVDKTESVMEDLIRSEGFRDAVVISGEDNYVDVILQSEKLTPAQVVKVISLVKKQMDVPSTKVSVAYRE; this is encoded by the coding sequence ATGAAAATGAACAAACAGACTGTTTGGTTGGTAACCATGCTGTCTTTGATGGTGGTTTTGTCTGCTTACTATATTGTGACCGGGCCTGTGGAACCGGCGGATCAGAGGGCTATGGATCCAACTGATCCCATGCAGGAACCGGTGGATGTCAAAACAAAGGAATCCCGCAAAGATGATGAAAATCAAAAAATTGATACTGAACAGAAAAAGGAGAACAAAGGAGAGGATCAGGAAACAGCTGCAGAAAAATCAGACAATGATTACTTTGTGGGTTTTCAATTGCAACGGAACTCGTTACGATCCAAGATGACTGAACAATACATGAAAGTTCTGACAGATCCTGAAGCTTCCAAAAAGAGTTTGAAAGAGGCCCAGGCTAAGATTGATGAATTGATGAAAGTGGATAAAACAGAATCGGTAATGGAAGATTTGATCCGGAGTGAAGGATTTCGGGATGCTGTTGTCATCAGCGGGGAGGATAATTATGTGGATGTGATTTTGCAAAGCGAGAAGTTGACCCCTGCACAGGTGGTAAAGGTAATCAGCTTGGTCAAAAAGCAGATGGATGTTCCTTCAACCAAGGTATCCGTGGCCTATCGAGAATAA
- the accB gene encoding acetyl-CoA carboxylase biotin carboxyl carrier protein, which yields MPLKMHEIRELIRLMDETSIEEFELDNDGTKLVMKKALREEGAATAPVSPAPVQQVASPAPIQPTTPPATAPAVQPAPQNVQTEATEEDSDLHAIESPMVGTFYAAPSPDSDPYVKKGDQVNEKTVVCIVEAMKLMNEIEAEVRGEIVKILVENGQLVEYGQPLFLVKAD from the coding sequence ATGCCTTTAAAGATGCATGAAATTCGCGAATTGATTCGGTTGATGGACGAAACAAGTATTGAAGAGTTTGAGTTGGATAATGATGGAACCAAATTGGTAATGAAAAAGGCATTGCGGGAGGAAGGAGCAGCAACTGCCCCTGTGTCTCCGGCTCCGGTACAACAAGTGGCGTCTCCGGCACCTATTCAGCCGACTACTCCTCCGGCAACAGCACCGGCAGTGCAACCGGCTCCTCAAAATGTGCAGACGGAAGCAACGGAGGAAGACAGTGATTTACATGCAATTGAATCACCAATGGTTGGCACCTTTTATGCGGCACCGTCACCAGATTCCGACCCCTATGTCAAAAAAGGGGATCAAGTGAATGAAAAAACAGTGGTTTGTATTGTGGAAGCAATGAAATTGATGAATGAGATTGAGGCCGAGGTACGGGGCGAGATTGTGAAGATTCTCGTCGAAAACGGTCAGCTGGTTGAGTACGGTCAGCCGCTGTTTTTGGTCAAAGCGGATTAA
- the spoIIIAB gene encoding stage III sporulation protein SpoIIIAB — MKLLGAVLILLSTTTTGFRFAKGYADRPRQIRQLRTALSLLETEVTYGLRRLDQVCEQISIREESPIRDLFGRCSEHLRQMDGVSTYECWKKAVDETWMQTAMKRAEKEIIVDFGKTLGVSDREDQLANLNRAQHNLQVEENRARDDQVRYEKMCKSLGILAGALIIILIY; from the coding sequence ATGAAACTGTTAGGGGCGGTCTTAATTCTTCTGTCCACCACAACAACCGGGTTCCGATTTGCCAAAGGGTATGCGGATCGGCCCCGACAAATACGCCAATTGCGAACAGCTTTGTCACTGTTAGAGACAGAAGTAACTTACGGATTAAGACGATTGGATCAAGTATGTGAGCAAATCTCCATCCGGGAGGAAAGTCCGATTCGGGATTTATTTGGCCGCTGTTCGGAGCACTTAAGGCAAATGGATGGTGTTTCCACTTATGAATGTTGGAAGAAGGCAGTTGATGAGACATGGATGCAAACGGCGATGAAAAGGGCAGAGAAGGAAATTATCGTGGATTTCGGCAAAACCCTGGGGGTCTCGGATCGAGAGGATCAGCTGGCCAACCTAAACCGGGCGCAGCATAATCTTCAAGTGGAAGAAAATCGCGCAAGAGATGATCAAGTCCGGTATGAAAAGATGTGCAAGAGCCTGGGAATCCTGGCGGGAGCCCTGATCATCATATTGATTTACTGA
- the spoIIIAG gene encoding stage III sporulation protein AG produces MFKGLLNRLESKIGGGEEGSTRIKTFRWLILIGSLGVALMILSSFFSVQESLPSEFPSDKKEEKPASAWRKDSSSMTMKDYEEMYQSRLSDVLNKIVGVEDVSVMVNLESSEEDVVQKDVRRSDQVTDETDQKGGSRKLHEENHDEKVVLQRNGNGDQPIVIKKIKPKVRGVLVVARGAENLQVKAAMIEAIQRVMDVPVHRISVMPKG; encoded by the coding sequence GTGTTCAAAGGGTTGTTAAACCGGCTGGAAAGCAAGATAGGAGGAGGTGAAGAAGGTTCAACCCGTATCAAAACCTTTCGTTGGCTGATCCTTATCGGTTCACTGGGAGTTGCGTTAATGATTCTTTCTTCTTTCTTTTCCGTCCAAGAAAGTTTGCCCTCAGAGTTTCCCTCGGATAAGAAGGAGGAAAAACCGGCCTCTGCTTGGAGGAAAGATTCCAGTTCCATGACCATGAAGGATTATGAGGAGATGTACCAATCCCGGTTATCGGATGTTTTAAATAAAATTGTCGGGGTGGAGGATGTGTCTGTCATGGTGAACCTGGAATCCTCGGAAGAGGATGTGGTACAAAAGGATGTTCGACGGTCTGATCAAGTGACAGATGAAACGGATCAAAAGGGTGGCTCCCGGAAACTTCATGAGGAGAATCATGATGAAAAGGTGGTGTTGCAACGGAATGGTAACGGAGATCAGCCGATTGTGATCAAAAAGATCAAACCCAAGGTTCGCGGGGTATTGGTGGTAGCCAGAGGGGCGGAAAACCTGCAAGTGAAAGCGGCGATGATTGAAGCGATTCAACGGGTGATGGATGTTCCGGTTCATCGCATATCGGTAATGCCCAAAGGATAA